In the Salvia hispanica cultivar TCC Black 2014 unplaced genomic scaffold, UniMelb_Shisp_WGS_1.0 HiC_scaffold_221, whole genome shotgun sequence genome, one interval contains:
- the LOC125198735 gene encoding LOW QUALITY PROTEIN: pentatricopeptide repeat-containing protein At3g61360-like (The sequence of the model RefSeq protein was modified relative to this genomic sequence to represent the inferred CDS: inserted 2 bases in 1 codon): protein MMLLTGRNCKISQHLNIYKRQSVALFCSSIEXEIERVVRMISDHPFPDQPLRPTLQRQIPPTALSTPFVEHVLGSLFGAHTNGLKAYEFFKYCLDCKLYVPSSGAFDKTLHILARMRYLHKAWELLESIRRSHPSLLTLKSMSIMLSRIAKSQSYEVTIEAFEKMEKDIFRGKKFGTNEFNVLLRAFCTQRQMKEARSVFHKMHPRFPPNTKTMNILLLGFKESGDITAVELFHHEMIRRGFKPNSVTYNIRIDAYCKKGCLGDALRLLEEMERAGFSPSLETITTLIHGAGVARNISKAKHLFEEILRRSLQPDTGAYNALLSSLVRTRDVHAAAQLMEEMETRNIEHDNVTYHNMFLGLMRSDGIDGVSALYTKMVKKNFVPKTRTVVMLMKFFCQNSQVDLGLDLWNYLVEKGHCPHSHSLDLLVTALCARGRVEESIACSKQMLERGRLVSERVFQMLERFLVEMGESEKLEELECLIQKLKQLLPSSPADNMNDRI from the exons atgatGCTTCTCACAGGCagaaattgcaaaattagTCAACATTTGAATATCTATAAGAGGCAGAGCGTTGCCTTGTTTTGTTCCTCAATTGA AGAGATTGAAAGAGTTGTTAGAATGATCAGTGACCATCCTTTTCCCGATCAACCGCTTCGTCCCACCTTACAGCGCCAAATTCCCCCAACTGCCTTGTCAACCCCGTTTGTTGAACACGTGCTAGGTAGCTTGTTTGGTGCGCATACGAATGGCCTGAAAGCATatgaatttttcaaatattgccTTGATTGTAAGCTCTACGTTCCTAGTTCCGGTGCATTTGACAAAACATTGCATATTCTTGCACGTATGCGCTACCTTCACAAAGCGTGGGAGTTATTAGAGAGTATCAGGCGGAGCCACCCTTCCCTGCTCACGCTCAAGTCAATGAGCATAATGTTGTCCAGAATAGCGAAATCCCAGTCCTATGAAGTCACCATAGAAGCATTTGAGAAGATGGAGAAGGATATATTTCGAGGAAAGAAATTTGGCACAAATGAGTTTAATGTGCTTCTTCGAGCATTCTGCACCCAGCGTCAAATGAAAGAAGCGCGATCTGTTTTCCACAAGATGCATCCTCGGTTTCCTCCCAACACCAAGACCATGAATATTTTGCTGCTGGGATTTAAAGAATCCGGTGATATTACTGCAGTGGAATTGTTCCATCATGAGATGATCCGGAGGGGTTTTAAGCCAAACAGTGTTACGTATAATATCAGAATTGATGCGTACTGCAAGAAAGGGTGTTTAGGCGATGCTCTAAGACTTCTTGAAGAAATGGAACGTGCAGGTTTCTCTCCCTCGTTAGAAACAATAACCACGTTAATTCATGGAGCTGGGGTGGCTCGTAATATCTCAAAGGCTAAGCACTTATTTGAGGAAATTCTTAGAAGATCTCTACAGCCAGACACTGGGGCTTATAATGCTTTGTTGAGTTCTCTCGTCAGAACAAGGGATGTGCACGCCGCAGCACAATTAATGGAAGAGATGGAGACGAGAAACATTGAGCATGACAATGTCACTTATCATAACATGTTTTTGGGATTAATGAGATCAGATGGTATTGATGGTGTTTCTGCACTTTATACAAAGATGGTTAAGAAGAATTTCGTGCCAAAGACCCGGACAGTTGTTATGCTGATGAAGTTTTTCTGCCAGAATAGCCAGGTTGACCTGGGATTGGACTTGTGGAATTACTTGGTTGAGAAAGGGCACTGTCCTCACAGCCATTCACTAGACCTCCTGGTTACAGCTCTTTGCGCCCGAGGGAGAGTGGAAGAATCCATTGCTTGCTCTAAGCAGATGCTAGAAAGAGGTAGACTTGTGAGCGAGCGAGTGTTTCAAATGTTGGAGAGGTTTTTGGTGGAGATGGGGGAGTCAGAGAAATTAGAGGAATTGGAGTGTTTGATACAGAAGTTGAAGCAGTTGTTACCTTCAAGTCCTGCAGATAATATGAATGATCGAATATGA